DNA sequence from the Candidatus Saccharibacteria bacterium oral taxon 488 genome:
GACGATATTACGCCAGAAATAATTGAGCCAGATTTGGCGGCGGCGCTGGAAAAATTACTGGCCCATCATCCACGCAGACCAAAACACATTTACTGCACCTACACGGCGATGCTGCGACTGCGCAAATTATTAGCAATCAAAACCGATGTGGAGGCCATCCGATGACGATCACGATTATTCAATTGTATCCGCGCGATATGAATCTCTATGGCGACTGGGGCAATACGCTGGCGCTGAAAAAGCGGCTGGAGTGGCGCGGTTTTACGGTCCGTATTATTGATCATAATCCGGGCGATACGACTGATTTTATGGCGGGAGATATATTTATCGGCGGTGGTGGCCAGGATGCCGGGCAAGAAATTATCCAGGACGATTTGCTGGCGCGAGCGGATGAGCTACGGCGCTTAGCGGAGAGCGGCGTGCCGATGTTGATGATCTGTGGTATGTATCAATTATTTGGCCGGGCGTTCACCACACATGATGGGCACGTGATTCGTGGTGCGGGGATTTTACCGCTAGAGACATACGCCAAGGCAGAGCGACTGATCGGCAACATCACGCTCGAGAGCGAGGAATTCGGACAGATCGTCGGTTA
Encoded proteins:
- a CDS encoding glutamine amidotransferase, translated to MTITIIQLYPRDMNLYGDWGNTLALKKRLEWRGFTVRIIDHNPGDTTDFMAGDIFIGGGGQDAGQEIIQDDLLARADELRRLAESGVPMLMICGMYQLFGRAFTTHDGHVIRGAGILPLETYAKAERLIGNITLESEEFGQIVGYENHSGQTLLDDGVLPLGRVVRGAGNDETGQVEGARLHNIVATYLHGPILPKNPRLADFLITAALARKGYTDKLSALPVDRTAEHAQRVAMERGR